A genomic segment from Lutibacter sp. A80 encodes:
- a CDS encoding outer membrane protein: MRKITLMLLLCVVTTISIAQQLYVEGGKSSTSFDYKNSQGISLENLQATTKNYMAVGYSRQLFTKNLHLNVGLDYASYGAIGSDIALGNYMEWNVNYAGLNLGLDYNLFHIKKASVYLKGGMSAGFFVQGTQTFNTSVIDLKNNDDFDTTLISMNAGIGFLHPISENLSFYVQYLYGKSIDMASDDAELKITSNKVGFGLLINISKKISNSQKEN; this comes from the coding sequence ATGAGGAAAATTACTTTAATGCTACTACTTTGCGTAGTAACTACAATTTCTATTGCACAACAATTATATGTTGAAGGAGGAAAATCATCAACTTCATTCGATTATAAAAATTCACAAGGTATTAGCCTTGAAAACTTACAAGCAACTACTAAAAATTATATGGCGGTAGGTTATAGTAGACAACTATTTACAAAAAACTTGCATTTAAATGTAGGATTGGATTATGCAAGTTATGGAGCTATTGGAAGCGATATTGCTTTAGGAAACTATATGGAATGGAATGTGAACTATGCTGGCTTAAACCTTGGTTTAGATTATAACTTATTTCATATTAAAAAAGCAAGTGTATACCTAAAAGGAGGTATGTCTGCAGGATTTTTTGTTCAGGGGACTCAAACATTTAACACTAGTGTAATTGATTTAAAAAACAACGATGACTTTGATACCACTTTAATTTCAATGAATGCAGGAATAGGATTTTTACACCCAATTTCAGAAAATCTTTCTTTTTATGTACAGTATCTGTATGGAAAAAGCATAGATATGGCTTCAGACGATGCAGAACTAAAAATTACAAGTAATAAGGTTGGATTTGGATTGTTAATTAACATTTCAAAAAAAATAAGTAACAGCCAAAAAGAAAATTAA